One Oncorhynchus tshawytscha isolate Ot180627B unplaced genomic scaffold, Otsh_v2.0 Un_contig_4568_pilon_pilon, whole genome shotgun sequence genomic region harbors:
- the LOC121842774 gene encoding stonustoxin subunit beta-like — YCVWFHPSDVCDLTLDPNTVNRHLSLSEGNRTVTWRTEEQPYPDHPERFEYCEQVLCREGLTGRCYWEVEWSGRAGIGVTYKGISRRGRGEDCWLGHNDKSWCLFCSDNSYIAWHNNNPTTIDVPSSSSHRVGVYLDWSAGTLSFYRASSDTLTHLYTFTSTFTESLYPGIWVHFSSVSLC; from the coding sequence TATTGTGTCTGGTTTCATCCATCAGATGTctgtgatctcacactggacccaaacacagtaaacagacacctctctctgtctgaggggaACAGAACGGTgacatggaggacagaggagcagccgtatcctgatcacccagagagattcGAGTACTGTGAACAGGTcctgtgtagagagggtctgactgggcgctgttactgggaggtagagtggagtgggaGGGCTGGtataggagtgacatataaaggaatcagcaggagaggaaggggtgaggaCTGTTGGCTTGGACACAATGACAAGTCCTGgtgtctgttctgctctgacaaCAGTTACATTGCCTGGCACAATAATAATCCCACTACCATAGACGTCCCCTCCTCCAGctcccacagagtaggagtgtattTGGACTGGTCAGccggcactctgtccttctatagagcctcctctgacacactgacccacctgtacacattcacctccacattcactgagTCCCTCTATCCAGGGATTTGGGTTCATTtctcctcagtgtccctgtgttag